One stretch of Juglans microcarpa x Juglans regia isolate MS1-56 chromosome 3D, Jm3101_v1.0, whole genome shotgun sequence DNA includes these proteins:
- the LOC121255512 gene encoding hemiasterlin resistant protein 1, whose product MARRSSGGRSASRAPPRHAPVRNPPQPVNHAPPPAPAQASGGGSILGGIGSTIAQGMAFGTGSAVAHRAVDAVMGPRTIQHETVASEAAAAPAPTTNSFGGSDACNIHSKAFQDCLNNYGNDISKCQFYMDMLAECRRNSGSMLNA is encoded by the exons ATGGCTCGCCGAAGCTCCGGAG GAAGATCTGCTTCCCGTGCACCCCCTCGTCATGCACCGGTGCGAAACCCACCTCAGCCAG TTAACCATGCTCCTCCTCCAGCTCCTGCGCAGGCCAGTGGTGGTGGATCCATTCTAGGAGGCATTGGTTCGACCATAGCCCAGG GAATGGCTTTTGGCACTGGAAGTGCAGTGGCCCACAGGGCTGTGGATGCTGTGATGGGTCCTCGCACTATTCAACATGAAACTGTGGCCTCCGAGGCCGCTGCTGCCCCAGCTCCTACCACAAACAGTTTTGGTGGCTCTGATGCATGCAACATCCACTCCAAGGCATTCCAGGAT TGCTTGAACAACTATGGAAATGACATCAGCAAGTGTCAGTTCTACATGGATATGCTAGCTGAGTGCAGGAGGAACTCCGGTTCTATGTTGAATGCCTAG
- the LOC121255482 gene encoding gamma-glutamyl peptidase 5-like produces MGGKRFAVLLCAEDSDYVKKMYGGYFGVFVGMLAEEGETWDVYRVAFGEFPEDEEIALFDGFVITGSCNDAHGNDVWICKLLNLLKKLDSMKKKVLGICFGHQILARALGGKTGRHMSGWDMGVTTLHLSSSSKFLSSLKLPPTLSLIECHRDEVRELPPKAEKIAWSDKTGIEMFRCGNHLMGIQGHPEYTQDILLHLVDRLLQRDMITDTYAEEVKTKAGAREPDREAWKRLCISFLKGGL; encoded by the exons ATGGGTGGGAAGAGATTCGCTGTTCTTCTTTGCGCAGAGGACTCCGACTACGTGAAGAAGATGTATGGAGGGTACTTTGGGGTGTTCGTGGGAATGCTGGCCGAGGAAGGCGAGACTTGGGACGTGTACCGGGTGGCTTTCGGCGAGTTCCCGGAAGACGAAGAGATCGCCCTCTTTGACGGGTTTGTGATCACCGGAAGCTGCAATGATGCGCATGGGAACGACGTTTGGATCTGTAAGCTCTTGAAtctgttgaagaaattggaCTCCATGAAGAAAAAAGTTCTGGGTATTTGTTTTGGACACCAG ATACTGGCCCGTGCGTTGGGAGGAAAGACAGGCCGGCACATGTCAGGGTGGGACATGGGAGTCACAACCCTCCATCTATCATCGTCCTCGAAGTTCCTTTCATCTCTAAAACTTCCTCCAACTCTCTCTCTGATCGAATGCCATCGAgatgag gTCCGGGAACTTCCTCCCAAGGCTGAGAAGATTGCATGGTCTGATAAGACTGGAATTGAGATGTTTAGGTGTGGGAACCATCTAATGGGCATCCAAGGTCACCCTGAGTACACCCAAGACATTCTTCTGCACCTCGTTGATCGTCTTCTCCAGCGCGATATGATCACG GATACTTATGCTGAGGAGGTGAAAACTAAGGCCGGGGCACGTGAGCCTGATAGAGAGGCCTGGAAGAGACTGTGCATTAGCTTTCTCAAGGGTGGATTATGA